In one window of Phycisphaerales bacterium DNA:
- a CDS encoding ABC transporter ATP-binding protein, with protein MTAPLLSVRDFALSFANRGGPRLQAVDGLSLTVYPQQTVAVVGESGCGKSVSAMSILQLVPRPPGRFDRGQAFFDGGNGRAPVDLLALTPDQIRKVRGNEIAMIFQEPMTSLNPVYSVGEQIIEAVQLHRSMSRKQAREVALGSLAEVGIVDPVNRIDQYPHQFSGGMRQRVMIAMALACQPRLLLADEPTTALDVTVQAQVLALLRSLQRQRGMGVLLITHDLGVVAENADVVCVMYAGRVVEYARVTDLFRAPLHPYTRGLLNSIPRMTNRRDRLVTVKEIVDNPAEAARLPGGERGVRAWWPWHQVPADLHRAERPAGEYELLEVEPEHWVGVWRTATVAGAACRPPDLSFRRGEVRTRS; from the coding sequence ATGACCGCCCCACTGCTCTCCGTGCGGGACTTCGCGCTCTCGTTCGCCAACCGCGGCGGGCCGCGCCTGCAGGCGGTGGACGGCCTCTCGCTCACGGTGTACCCGCAGCAGACGGTCGCAGTCGTCGGCGAGTCGGGCTGTGGGAAGAGCGTGTCGGCGATGAGTATTTTGCAGCTGGTGCCGCGCCCGCCCGGGCGGTTTGACCGCGGGCAGGCGTTCTTTGATGGCGGTAATGGGCGAGCACCGGTCGACCTGCTCGCGCTCACCCCCGACCAGATCCGCAAGGTCCGCGGCAACGAGATCGCGATGATCTTCCAGGAGCCGATGACCAGCCTGAACCCGGTGTACTCCGTGGGCGAGCAGATCATCGAGGCCGTGCAGCTGCACCGCAGCATGTCGCGGAAGCAGGCCCGCGAAGTCGCGCTCGGCTCGCTTGCGGAGGTGGGCATCGTCGACCCCGTGAACCGCATCGACCAGTACCCGCACCAGTTCTCCGGCGGCATGCGGCAGCGCGTGATGATCGCGATGGCCCTCGCGTGCCAGCCCAGGCTGCTGCTGGCCGACGAACCAACCACGGCGCTCGACGTAACCGTCCAGGCGCAGGTGCTCGCGCTCCTCCGCTCGCTCCAGCGGCAGCGCGGCATGGGCGTGCTCCTCATCACCCACGACCTGGGCGTCGTGGCTGAGAACGCAGACGTCGTCTGTGTCATGTACGCCGGGCGCGTGGTCGAGTACGCCCGCGTCACCGACCTTTTCCGCGCTCCCCTGCACCCCTACACCCGAGGCCTGCTCAACTCCATCCCGCGCATGACAAACCGGCGCGATCGGCTGGTCACCGTCAAGGAGATCGTCGACAACCCCGCCGAGGCCGCGCGCCTGCCCGGTGGCGAGCGCGGCGTGCGGGCGTGGTGGCCGTGGCACCAGGTACCGGCGGACCTGCATCGGGCCGAACGCCCCGCTGGCGAGTACGAGCTGCTGGAGGTCGAGCCCGAGCACTGGGTTGGTGTCTGGCGCACGGCGACCGTCGCGGGTGCTGCTTGCCGGCCGCCGGACCTCTCGTTCAGGCGCGGGGAGGTCCGTACACGATCATGA
- a CDS encoding ABC transporter permease, producing MPEESVPAIAAPPLKRDNPFTRSVAGMIGMAFLGLMLAVCLGSLPWTLGVPAGKSGPRYNEGTPAYGRLPPSWVTPTPTQRARLNAVVDAAVVERVARDHAMSVQNVLSATSGPAAEALSEHWPRYFLGTDVLGRSLLLRCLAGGGLSLGIGLAAALLSVFIGTVYGAVAGYAGGTADALMMRVVDVLYGLPYVLLVVLLAVAGDALIGEYVARNKERAGWVHVEAAAIATQRGLTSDDAARELLEADTELRKQLETRAAEALPAREMSTGARRTLDVVTLLVAIGGLSWLTMSRVIRGQVLSLKNQPFVEAARAVGVPLPRLFRKHLLPNLAGPIIVYATLTVPQAMLQESFLSFLGIGVKPPLPSWGNLAADGLEQLNSYDSNWWLLLFPCLLLGSTLLALNFVGEGLREAIDPKRARR from the coding sequence ATGCCCGAGGAGTCGGTCCCAGCCATCGCCGCGCCGCCGCTGAAGCGGGATAACCCGTTCACGCGCAGCGTGGCCGGGATGATCGGGATGGCGTTCCTGGGGCTGATGCTGGCGGTGTGCCTGGGGTCGCTGCCGTGGACGCTCGGCGTGCCGGCGGGCAAGTCAGGACCAAGGTACAACGAGGGAACGCCGGCGTATGGGCGGCTGCCGCCCTCATGGGTGACGCCCACACCGACGCAGCGGGCGCGCCTCAACGCGGTGGTCGATGCCGCGGTCGTCGAGCGCGTCGCCCGCGATCACGCGATGAGCGTTCAGAATGTTCTCAGCGCGACCAGCGGCCCTGCCGCGGAGGCGCTCAGCGAGCACTGGCCACGGTACTTTCTCGGCACCGACGTGCTGGGGCGCAGCCTGCTGCTGCGGTGCCTGGCGGGCGGGGGGCTGTCGCTGGGCATCGGACTCGCGGCCGCGTTGCTGTCGGTGTTCATCGGCACGGTGTACGGGGCCGTGGCGGGTTACGCGGGCGGGACCGCCGACGCCCTCATGATGCGCGTGGTGGATGTGCTGTACGGGCTGCCATACGTGCTGCTCGTGGTGCTGCTCGCGGTTGCGGGGGATGCCCTCATCGGCGAGTACGTGGCCCGCAACAAGGAGCGGGCCGGCTGGGTGCACGTCGAGGCCGCGGCGATCGCGACCCAGCGCGGCCTCACCAGCGATGACGCCGCTCGGGAACTGCTCGAGGCCGACACTGAGCTCCGCAAGCAGCTTGAAACCCGAGCCGCCGAGGCGCTCCCCGCGCGTGAGATGTCCACCGGCGCCCGCCGCACGCTCGATGTGGTCACGCTGCTGGTGGCGATCGGCGGCCTGAGCTGGCTGACGATGTCGCGGGTCATTCGCGGGCAGGTGTTGAGCCTGAAGAACCAGCCGTTCGTGGAGGCGGCGCGGGCGGTGGGTGTGCCGCTGCCGCGCCTGTTCCGCAAGCACCTGCTGCCGAATCTCGCAGGGCCGATCATCGTGTACGCGACGCTCACGGTGCCGCAGGCGATGCTCCAGGAGTCGTTCCTCAGCTTCCTGGGCATCGGTGTCAAGCCACCGCTGCCGAGCTGGGGCAATCTCGCGGCTGACGGCCTCGAACAACTCAACTCCTACGACAGCAACTGGTGGCTGCTGCTGTTCCCGTGCCTGCTCCTGGGCTCGACACTGCTGGCGCTGAACTTCGTCGGCGAGGGCCTGCGCGAGGCGATCGACCCCAAGAGGGCGCGCCGATGA
- a CDS encoding glycosyltransferase: MRVLILADEFFASRERGLLTRLEIGLADEGVRVIHAVPEGTPTDSSEGVFSRVLTYSSKTLLLTRPLAVRKLVRAVAEMDSTTEATGIDVVHVFGGSVWHLGADLASEIGAGLALEVWRSGLVDRAKTIHLDDDAPLFIAPDQAIERALLKVPAGGEHPAVRLAAWGVHTPSTAREILTEGRAPSIMLVGSGRDEQAFRTAIEGIAAIARERPDLLIFCDALAARRTDAWALARKLGILHNLSLIDELEGRRDLLLYGDILVQPEAHGEQRSILLEAMATGMVVVAGADPMVSILQDGLTARLVKRPMAAEWSAVLRDVVTSPERARALSKTAREHVKTARRASDHVRAVLSAYDWLSSDEPLPLP, from the coding sequence ATGCGCGTCCTGATCCTCGCCGACGAGTTCTTCGCCAGCCGCGAGCGTGGGCTGCTGACGCGCCTCGAGATCGGCCTCGCGGATGAGGGCGTGCGCGTGATCCACGCCGTGCCCGAAGGCACGCCGACCGATTCGAGTGAGGGCGTGTTCTCGCGGGTGCTGACGTACTCATCCAAGACGCTGCTGCTGACGCGCCCGCTCGCGGTGCGGAAGCTCGTGCGGGCCGTCGCCGAGATGGACTCGACGACCGAAGCTACGGGCATCGACGTGGTGCACGTCTTCGGCGGCTCGGTGTGGCACCTGGGCGCCGACCTCGCGTCCGAGATCGGCGCTGGCCTCGCCCTCGAAGTCTGGCGCTCCGGCCTTGTCGATCGGGCGAAAACGATTCACCTCGACGACGACGCGCCGCTCTTCATCGCGCCCGATCAGGCGATCGAGCGGGCGCTGCTCAAGGTGCCCGCGGGCGGGGAGCACCCGGCGGTGCGGCTGGCGGCGTGGGGCGTGCACACCCCCTCCACGGCCCGCGAAATCCTGACCGAGGGGCGTGCCCCTTCCATCATGCTCGTCGGCTCCGGGCGCGACGAGCAGGCCTTCCGCACCGCGATCGAGGGCATCGCGGCCATCGCCCGTGAACGGCCAGACCTGCTCATCTTCTGCGACGCGCTCGCCGCGCGCCGGACCGACGCGTGGGCGCTCGCCCGCAAGCTGGGCATTCTGCACAACCTCTCCCTCATCGACGAGCTCGAGGGCCGGCGCGACCTGCTGCTCTACGGCGACATCCTCGTCCAGCCCGAAGCCCACGGCGAGCAGCGGAGCATCCTCCTCGAGGCCATGGCCACCGGGATGGTTGTCGTAGCCGGGGCGGATCCGATGGTCAGCATCCTCCAGGATGGGCTTACCGCCCGGCTGGTGAAGCGGCCCATGGCCGCGGAGTGGTCCGCCGTGCTGCGGGACGTGGTGACCAGCCCCGAGCGGGCGCGAGCCCTCTCCAAGACCGCCCGCGAGCACGTGAAGACCGCCCGGCGCGCGAGCGACCACGTGCGGGCCGTGCTCAGCGCGTACGACTGGCTGTCGTCCGACGAGCCGCTGCCGCTGCCGTGA